In Dietzia sp. ANT_WB102, a genomic segment contains:
- a CDS encoding ATP-dependent DNA helicase encodes MTDSLPPVSDLLATAVESLGGSERTGQVTMAEAVGNALSTGEHLAVQAGTGTGKSLAYLVPALRHAVATGNTVVVSTATIALQNQLVDRDLPRLSKALRPELGVSPSHAILKGRGNYLCLHRVSTGPVDEADPDEIETEELFDLPLGGESTAARAPRETSPRDTGPSSRLGREIARLHEWAQETDTGDRDDLPRGVSDAAWRQVSVTSRECLGQVCPEFTECFAERARQEAGRADVVVTNHALLAIDAMTDVSVLPEHDAVVIDEAHELADRVTGVTTAELTGAAVIQAARRAAKLVDQQTADRMVAAGEGLATLLEICPEARWDLMPEGADLALAAVRHTAENCRSAVPGPKPGEAAGDPQGASDRQKTLAALDEIADAADRILSSFERPVTERLEIVWMSVEERRGRILRVAPLSVAGLLRARLFAESTVILTSATLTTGGKFDGLAATWGLPPASSARPDTATAVALEPPSQDDANALRWTGLDAGSPFDYRRNGILYVAAHLPAPGREGPSPAAEDELVDLITAAGGRTLGLFSSMRAAKAAAELLRERLDTPVLCQGEDSTANLVAKFADDEETTLVGTLSLWQGVDVPGRSLSLVVIDRIPFPRPDDPLLSARQRAVAARGGNGFLAVAGNHAALLLAQGVGRLLRRTEDRGVVAVLDSRLVTARYGGYLRASLPPFWQTTDRDVVIGALERLRDA; translated from the coding sequence GTGACCGACTCGCTTCCCCCAGTCTCCGACCTGCTCGCCACCGCGGTGGAGAGCCTGGGCGGCAGCGAACGGACGGGTCAGGTGACGATGGCCGAGGCCGTCGGCAACGCGTTGTCGACTGGTGAACACCTGGCAGTGCAGGCCGGCACAGGTACCGGAAAATCTCTCGCCTACCTGGTCCCGGCGTTGCGCCACGCCGTAGCCACCGGCAATACCGTCGTGGTCTCCACTGCGACCATCGCACTGCAGAACCAATTGGTCGACCGCGACCTCCCCCGCCTGTCCAAGGCGCTTCGACCGGAACTCGGAGTGAGCCCCTCGCACGCGATCCTCAAGGGTCGCGGAAACTACCTGTGCCTGCACCGGGTGAGCACCGGGCCGGTCGACGAGGCTGATCCCGACGAGATCGAGACCGAGGAACTGTTCGACCTTCCCCTCGGGGGCGAGTCCACGGCCGCGCGCGCCCCGCGCGAGACCTCACCCCGCGACACGGGCCCAAGTTCTAGGCTCGGCCGCGAAATCGCACGACTGCACGAGTGGGCCCAGGAAACGGACACCGGTGACCGCGACGACCTGCCTCGCGGCGTCTCGGACGCGGCGTGGCGACAGGTGTCGGTGACGAGCAGGGAATGCCTGGGACAGGTTTGCCCTGAGTTCACCGAATGCTTCGCCGAACGGGCGCGCCAGGAGGCCGGTCGCGCCGACGTGGTGGTGACCAATCACGCATTGCTCGCGATCGACGCCATGACCGATGTCTCCGTGCTGCCCGAACACGACGCGGTGGTCATCGACGAGGCCCACGAGTTGGCCGACAGAGTCACCGGCGTCACCACAGCCGAACTCACCGGCGCGGCCGTGATCCAGGCCGCTCGCCGGGCCGCGAAACTCGTCGACCAGCAGACGGCGGACCGCATGGTCGCCGCAGGGGAAGGCCTCGCGACACTTCTGGAGATATGCCCGGAGGCTCGATGGGACCTTATGCCCGAAGGCGCCGACCTCGCGCTCGCCGCCGTCCGCCACACCGCCGAGAACTGCCGCAGCGCCGTCCCGGGTCCTAAGCCCGGTGAGGCCGCCGGGGATCCACAGGGCGCATCCGACCGCCAGAAGACCCTTGCGGCCCTGGACGAGATCGCAGACGCCGCGGACCGGATCCTCTCCTCTTTCGAACGGCCGGTCACCGAACGCTTGGAGATCGTGTGGATGAGCGTCGAGGAGCGGCGTGGGCGGATTCTACGGGTCGCTCCCCTGTCCGTCGCCGGGCTGTTGCGCGCCCGACTGTTCGCCGAATCCACGGTGATACTCACCTCCGCCACCCTCACCACGGGAGGGAAGTTCGACGGCCTCGCCGCCACCTGGGGTCTGCCCCCTGCCTCGTCGGCACGCCCCGACACCGCGACTGCCGTGGCACTGGAGCCCCCATCCCAGGACGACGCGAACGCACTGAGGTGGACCGGCCTCGATGCCGGATCGCCGTTCGACTACCGCCGCAACGGCATCCTCTATGTTGCGGCGCACCTGCCCGCGCCCGGCCGGGAGGGCCCGTCCCCCGCGGCCGAAGACGAACTGGTTGATCTGATCACCGCCGCTGGGGGCCGCACACTCGGACTGTTCTCTTCGATGCGGGCGGCGAAGGCTGCGGCCGAACTACTCCGCGAACGGCTCGACACTCCCGTCCTCTGTCAAGGAGAGGACTCGACGGCGAACCTCGTCGCGAAGTTCGCCGACGACGAGGAGACGACGCTCGTCGGCACCCTCTCACTGTGGCAGGGCGTCGACGTCCCCGGGCGGAGCCTGTCACTGGTCGTGATCGACCGGATCCCGTTCCCCCGTCCAGACGACCCGCTGCTCTCGGCGCGCCAGCGTGCGGTGGCGGCCCGCGGTGGAAACGGTTTCCTCGCCGTCGCGGGTAACCATGCCGCTCTCCTGCTCGCCCAGGGCGTGGGGCGACTGCTTCGACGCACTGAGGATCGCGGCGTGGTGGCGGTGCTCGACTCCCGCCTGGTCACCGCGCGCTACGGCGGCTACCTGCGCGCCTCCCTTCCCCCTTTCTGGCAGACCACTGACCGCGACGTCGTGATCGGCGCGCTCGAGCGCCTACGCGACGCCTGA
- a CDS encoding nicotinate phosphoribosyltransferase: protein MTSPTPSLVTPPTGRPSTALLTDKYELTMVQAALADGTADRPCVFEVFTRRLPSGRRYGVVAGTGRLLERVADFRFDDGEIEALAGSLDERTTEWLRDFRFTGDIDGYREGELFFPGSPVLSIRGGFAECVVLETLVLSVLNHDSAIASAAARMTSASGGRPIIEMGSRRTHEEAAVAAARAAYLTGFASTSNVEATRRHGVPSAGTSAHSFILLHTGPGGTDEAAAFRSQVRTLGVDTTLLVDTYDITQGVATAIEVAGPELGGVRIDSGDLGVLARQVRDQLDSLGAYNTRIVVSGDLDEYSIAALRAEPVDVYGVGTRLVTGSGAPTAGMVYKLVEVDGIPVAKRSAHKESLPGAKRAVRLHRRSGTAVEEVLLPRSGNAPEDFGLEQRDLMIPLIRGGQTAPAIPTLEQSRTHHAEVMVSLPWEGLALSQGDPAIPVRVIPPSAR from the coding sequence GTGACCTCGCCGACACCCTCACTCGTCACGCCCCCCACGGGGCGGCCCTCCACTGCCCTCCTCACCGACAAATACGAACTCACCATGGTCCAGGCGGCCCTGGCGGACGGCACGGCCGACCGGCCGTGCGTGTTCGAAGTCTTCACGCGACGACTGCCCTCCGGTCGCCGGTACGGGGTGGTCGCCGGCACCGGGCGGCTCCTCGAGCGCGTGGCGGACTTCCGGTTCGACGACGGGGAGATCGAGGCGCTGGCGGGCTCGCTCGACGAGCGGACGACCGAGTGGCTCCGTGACTTCCGCTTCACGGGCGACATCGACGGTTACCGGGAAGGTGAACTGTTTTTCCCGGGTTCGCCCGTCCTGAGTATCCGGGGTGGGTTCGCCGAGTGCGTCGTGCTCGAGACCCTGGTCTTGTCCGTTCTCAACCACGACAGCGCGATCGCCTCGGCCGCCGCGCGGATGACCTCGGCCTCCGGCGGACGTCCCATTATCGAGATGGGCTCCCGTCGCACGCACGAGGAGGCGGCCGTGGCCGCCGCCCGCGCCGCCTATCTGACCGGATTCGCCTCCACCTCCAATGTCGAGGCGACGCGCCGGCACGGGGTGCCCTCCGCCGGAACGTCCGCACACTCGTTCATCCTGCTGCACACCGGACCAGGAGGAACCGACGAAGCCGCCGCGTTCCGCTCACAGGTGCGGACCCTCGGCGTGGACACCACTCTCTTGGTGGATACCTATGACATCACCCAGGGCGTGGCGACGGCGATCGAGGTGGCGGGGCCCGAACTCGGCGGCGTCCGCATCGACTCGGGGGACCTGGGCGTGCTCGCCCGGCAGGTCCGCGACCAGCTGGATTCACTGGGCGCCTACAACACCCGGATCGTGGTTTCCGGCGACCTCGATGAATACTCGATCGCGGCGCTGCGCGCGGAGCCGGTTGACGTATACGGCGTGGGCACCCGCCTCGTGACCGGTTCCGGCGCCCCGACCGCAGGCATGGTCTACAAACTCGTCGAGGTGGATGGGATCCCCGTGGCCAAGCGCTCCGCCCACAAGGAGTCTCTCCCCGGGGCCAAGCGAGCGGTCCGCCTCCATCGACGGTCGGGCACCGCCGTCGAAGAGGTACTGCTGCCCCGGTCCGGAAACGCTCCCGAGGACTTCGGACTCGAGCAGCGCGACCTCATGATCCCGCTGATCCGGGGCGGGCAGACCGCTCCCGCGATCCCGACGCTCGAGCAGTCGCGCACCCACCACGCCGAGGTGATGGTGTCGCTGCCGTGGGAGGGGCTCGCCCTGAGCCAGGGGGACCCGGCGATCCCCGTGCGGGTGATCCCCCCGTCGGCACGCTGA
- the clpS gene encoding ATP-dependent Clp protease adapter ClpS, with protein MHPVTTPLAAVRSTAPVMAMPSAAPVESADADLDGGVDNPWLTVVWDDPVNLMSYVTYVFQRVFGYSREKAHDLMLKVHNDGRAVVSSGSRDRVENDVRKLQEAGLWATMQREA; from the coding sequence ATGCACCCTGTGACGACACCGCTTGCGGCCGTCCGGAGCACCGCCCCGGTGATGGCGATGCCGTCGGCCGCGCCCGTGGAGTCTGCGGACGCGGATCTCGACGGCGGGGTGGACAACCCCTGGCTCACCGTGGTCTGGGACGATCCGGTGAACCTGATGAGCTATGTGACGTACGTGTTCCAGCGGGTATTCGGTTACAGCCGTGAGAAGGCGCACGACCTGATGCTCAAAGTCCACAACGACGGCCGGGCGGTGGTCTCATCTGGTAGTCGCGACAGAGTGGAGAACGACGTCCGCAAGCTGCAGGAGGCTGGACTGTGGGCCACGATGCAGCGGGAGGCATGA
- a CDS encoding DUF2017 domain-containing protein: protein MKAWQRKPSLGGPRIKSVMESHEVQILHALVSNVVDMLEQRRDSAPRDELAELTGMRSGHSQLPAEAPLARLLPDFHRPEAADRVDGSDADRAAVARAHNSGMRMIHEPAIIDAKLDCAGVVLRSLPSRGGTVSLTLEQANSWMRCLNDVRLGLGAVLLEAGSVDGVPATDIPEYVPEDDPRSAQLDVYHWLTFMQDSLCTALDGQ from the coding sequence GTGAAGGCCTGGCAGCGCAAGCCGTCCCTCGGAGGGCCGCGCATCAAGTCGGTTATGGAGAGTCACGAGGTGCAGATTCTGCACGCCTTGGTCTCCAATGTCGTCGACATGCTGGAACAGCGCCGGGATTCCGCGCCCCGCGATGAGCTCGCCGAACTCACCGGGATGCGCAGCGGTCACTCGCAGCTACCGGCCGAGGCGCCCCTGGCGCGGTTGTTGCCGGACTTCCACCGACCGGAGGCCGCCGACCGCGTGGACGGTTCCGACGCGGACCGGGCGGCCGTCGCACGGGCCCACAACTCGGGAATGCGCATGATCCACGAGCCGGCGATCATCGACGCCAAGCTCGACTGCGCGGGCGTGGTGTTGCGCTCGCTGCCGTCGCGCGGCGGGACCGTGTCGCTCACCCTCGAGCAGGCGAACTCCTGGATGAGATGTCTCAACGATGTCCGACTGGGGCTGGGGGCGGTTCTGCTGGAGGCCGGCTCGGTCGACGGCGTCCCCGCCACCGACATCCCCGAGTACGTCCCCGAGGACGACCCCCGGTCCGCTCAGCTGGACGTCTACCACTGGTTGACCTTCATGCAGGACTCCCTGTGCACGGCCCTGGACGGGCAGTGA
- a CDS encoding rhomboid family intramembrane serine protease, which translates to MTRDRRAPWQGSGTRPVDTGPRRWPALVLLWAFVAVMWVVEAVDQVLIAAVGPQQTLDENGVRPLSTDGLLGILFQPLLHGDWAHLIGNSIALLVLGSIIALSGIRPLVSVTLISWLASGVVSWLLGGAGTVHIGASGIVFGYIFYVIVRGFFSRRILHLVIGLVIGFYYGVEALAGLSPMLDGVSWQGHLGGAIGGVASAYGLKRDRQSQQQLAAGQPRWSTGPLR; encoded by the coding sequence GTGACCCGAGACCGCAGGGCTCCATGGCAGGGAAGCGGCACCCGACCGGTGGACACGGGTCCGCGACGGTGGCCGGCCCTGGTGCTGCTGTGGGCGTTCGTCGCCGTGATGTGGGTGGTCGAGGCGGTGGACCAGGTGCTCATCGCGGCGGTTGGGCCCCAGCAGACCCTCGACGAGAACGGGGTCCGGCCGCTGTCGACGGACGGGCTGCTCGGCATCCTGTTCCAGCCGCTACTGCACGGAGACTGGGCGCACTTGATCGGTAACTCGATCGCGTTGCTCGTCCTCGGGTCGATCATCGCGTTGTCCGGTATCCGCCCCCTGGTCAGCGTCACGCTCATCTCGTGGCTGGCCTCGGGTGTGGTGTCCTGGCTCCTCGGCGGCGCCGGGACCGTCCACATAGGGGCGTCCGGCATCGTCTTCGGTTACATCTTCTACGTCATCGTCCGGGGCTTCTTCTCCAGGCGAATCCTGCACCTGGTGATCGGTCTGGTCATCGGCTTCTACTACGGGGTCGAGGCGCTTGCGGGTCTGTCGCCGATGTTGGACGGGGTGTCCTGGCAGGGCCATCTCGGTGGGGCTATCGGCGGTGTGGCCTCGGCGTACGGTCTGAAACGAGACCGGCAGTCGCAGCAGCAACTCGCGGCCGGTCAGCCGCGGTGGTCCACCGGGCCGCTCAGGTGA
- the murI gene encoding glutamate racemase, translated as MTRPEAARATRPDARAPIGVFDSGAGGLTVARAIVDQLPDESVIYVGDTANGPYGPLPLAQVRAHALAVADQLVDRGVKALVIACNTASAAMLRDARERYPVPVVEVIQPAARRAVATTRSGRIGVIATRATVASRAYDDAVAAAAGVELTSVACPKFVDFVERGITSGRQVLGLAEAYLSPIRDADVDTLVLGCTHYPLLSGVVQLAAGDHVTLVSSAEETAKDVLRVLTAEDLLRPHNPAEPATHEYLVTGDPEAFRRVASRFLGPGLVSVGRAEAS; from the coding sequence GTGACGCGTCCGGAGGCTGCGCGCGCGACGCGCCCGGATGCGCGGGCCCCCATCGGGGTGTTCGACTCGGGTGCCGGCGGCCTGACGGTGGCCCGGGCGATCGTGGACCAGTTGCCCGACGAGTCGGTGATCTACGTCGGTGACACGGCCAACGGACCGTACGGGCCGCTACCGTTGGCACAGGTCCGGGCGCACGCCCTGGCGGTGGCGGACCAGCTCGTCGATCGCGGCGTCAAGGCACTCGTGATCGCGTGCAATACGGCGTCAGCGGCGATGCTTCGGGATGCCCGCGAGCGCTACCCGGTTCCGGTCGTGGAGGTCATCCAGCCGGCCGCCCGCCGCGCGGTGGCCACCACCAGGTCAGGCCGGATCGGGGTCATCGCCACCCGCGCGACGGTGGCGTCGCGGGCGTATGACGATGCGGTGGCCGCGGCCGCCGGAGTCGAGTTGACGTCGGTGGCGTGTCCCAAGTTCGTGGATTTCGTCGAGCGCGGGATCACGAGTGGCCGGCAGGTGCTCGGGTTGGCGGAGGCGTATCTCTCCCCGATCCGCGACGCCGACGTGGACACCCTGGTGCTGGGCTGTACCCATTACCCGTTGCTGTCCGGGGTGGTGCAGTTGGCGGCCGGAGACCACGTCACGCTGGTTTCGAGCGCGGAGGAGACCGCCAAGGACGTCCTGCGGGTCCTCACCGCCGAGGACCTGCTCCGGCCGCACAACCCGGCAGAGCCAGCCACCCACGAGTACCTCGTCACCGGCGATCCCGAAGCCTTTCGCCGGGTGGCCTCGCGGTTCCTCGGGCCTGGCCTGGTGAGCGTTGGGCGGGCAGAGGCGTCCTGA
- a CDS encoding MBL fold metallo-hydrolase, translated as MFLTVLGCSGSIGGPSSPASGYLLEVDGLAPVVIDMGPGVLGALQRHVAPEDATVLLSHLHADHCLDVPSLLVLRRFGPGAKGAGRVPLVGPSGTAYRIGVASAEEPGVVDDLSDTFDVATWDATPEVEMRGDDDEVVLRVRADRVEHPPESYGMRLTSRTGRILAYSGDTAYCDAVVELADGADVLLCEASWTHEEGRPPGIHMSGAEAGLTARRAGVGRLVLTHIPPWVDRAAVHAEAAAEFSGEVLLAEPDLRITV; from the coding sequence ATGTTTCTGACTGTCCTCGGCTGCTCGGGAAGTATCGGCGGACCCTCCTCGCCGGCGTCCGGGTATCTGCTGGAAGTCGACGGTCTCGCCCCCGTGGTGATCGACATGGGTCCGGGTGTCCTCGGCGCGCTGCAGCGGCACGTGGCCCCCGAGGACGCGACGGTCCTGCTGTCCCATCTCCATGCCGACCACTGCCTCGACGTGCCGAGCCTGCTGGTACTGCGGCGCTTCGGCCCGGGTGCGAAGGGCGCTGGCCGAGTGCCGCTGGTCGGACCGTCCGGGACGGCGTACCGGATCGGCGTCGCGTCAGCGGAGGAGCCGGGCGTGGTCGATGATCTCTCCGACACCTTTGACGTGGCGACGTGGGACGCCACGCCCGAGGTGGAGATGAGAGGCGACGACGACGAGGTGGTCCTGCGCGTACGGGCCGACCGGGTGGAGCACCCACCGGAGTCGTACGGAATGCGCCTGACCTCCCGTACCGGCCGGATCCTGGCGTACAGCGGGGACACCGCCTATTGCGACGCCGTGGTCGAGCTCGCGGACGGGGCGGACGTCCTGCTCTGTGAGGCGTCCTGGACGCACGAGGAGGGACGGCCACCGGGCATTCACATGTCAGGGGCGGAGGCGGGCCTGACCGCACGTCGCGCCGGGGTGGGGCGTCTGGTGCTGACCCATATCCCCCCGTGGGTGGACCGTGCGGCGGTGCACGCCGAGGCGGCCGCGGAGTTCAGCGGGGAAGTCCTGCTGGCGGAGCCGGATCTGCGGATCACCGTTTAG
- the rph gene encoding ribonuclease PH, with protein MTSSNISRADGRGDAELRDVTITRGFTSHPAGSILVTFGQTRVMCTASVTEGVPRWRKGSGLGWLTAEYAMLPAATHERSGRESVRGKVGGRTHEISRLVGRSLRACIDLSALGENTIALDCDVLQADGGTRTAAITGAYVALADAITWLQSSGAVTGNPLTAAVAAVSVGVVDGRVLCDLPYEEDSRAEVDMNVVCTDGGKLIEVQGTAEGAAFGRDTLDAMLDSAQAGCERLFEMQREALAAPYPGELPSPPAARNRGR; from the coding sequence GTGACCTCATCGAACATCAGCAGAGCAGACGGACGCGGCGACGCCGAGCTGCGTGACGTGACCATCACGCGGGGTTTCACCTCGCACCCGGCGGGCTCAATACTCGTCACCTTCGGGCAGACGCGCGTCATGTGTACGGCCAGCGTCACCGAGGGGGTGCCGCGATGGCGCAAGGGGTCGGGTCTGGGTTGGTTGACGGCGGAGTACGCGATGCTGCCGGCCGCGACCCATGAGCGTTCGGGCCGCGAGTCGGTCCGCGGCAAGGTGGGGGGACGGACCCACGAGATCAGTCGCCTGGTGGGCCGCTCTCTGCGTGCCTGCATCGACCTGTCGGCGCTGGGGGAGAACACCATCGCTCTGGACTGCGATGTGTTGCAGGCCGACGGTGGGACGCGGACCGCCGCGATCACCGGCGCGTACGTGGCGTTAGCGGATGCGATCACGTGGCTGCAGTCCAGCGGCGCGGTCACCGGTAACCCGCTCACGGCGGCGGTCGCCGCGGTGAGCGTCGGCGTCGTTGACGGCCGCGTGCTGTGCGACCTGCCCTACGAGGAGGATTCGCGGGCCGAGGTGGACATGAACGTCGTGTGCACTGACGGCGGCAAGCTGATCGAGGTCCAGGGCACCGCGGAGGGCGCCGCGTTCGGCCGCGACACCCTCGATGCGATGCTCGACTCGGCGCAGGCCGGGTGCGAGCGGCTGTTCGAGATGCAGCGCGAGGCCCTCGCGGCGCCGTATCCGGGCGAGTTGCCCTCGCCGCCGGCCGCGCGGAACCGGGGGCGGTGA
- a CDS encoding non-canonical purine NTP pyrophosphatase codes for MPVRLLVASRNAKKLAELRRVLESEGIVGIEPVGLDEVPAFAEEPEDGATFADNALIKARAGARATGLPCLADDSGLAVDALGGMPGVLSARWAGRHGDDAANNALLLAQMADVPEERRGAAFVSACALVGPGVPDEVVQEGRWPGRVLREPRGEGGFGYDPLFLPDGGDRSAAELSPQEKDAGSHRGRALRALVPALRVLAERAD; via the coding sequence GTGCCGGTCCGCCTGTTGGTCGCGAGCCGCAATGCCAAAAAGCTAGCCGAATTGCGACGGGTTCTGGAATCCGAGGGGATCGTCGGTATCGAACCGGTGGGCCTCGACGAGGTCCCAGCGTTCGCTGAGGAGCCCGAGGACGGCGCGACCTTCGCTGACAACGCGCTGATCAAAGCGCGAGCCGGCGCACGAGCGACCGGACTTCCTTGTCTGGCCGACGATTCGGGCCTCGCGGTAGACGCACTGGGAGGAATGCCGGGGGTTCTTTCGGCGCGGTGGGCCGGTCGACATGGCGACGACGCGGCCAACAACGCGCTCCTGCTCGCCCAGATGGCGGATGTGCCCGAGGAACGCCGCGGGGCGGCGTTCGTCTCGGCGTGCGCACTGGTCGGCCCGGGCGTGCCAGATGAGGTCGTACAGGAGGGTCGCTGGCCGGGCCGCGTGCTGCGGGAGCCGCGCGGAGAAGGCGGGTTCGGGTACGACCCGCTGTTCCTGCCCGACGGCGGCGACCGATCAGCGGCCGAACTCAGCCCGCAGGAAAAGGATGCGGGCTCCCACCGCGGACGTGCATTGCGCGCGCTGGTGCCGGCGCTGCGGGTGCTCGCGGAGCGCGCAGACTAG
- a CDS encoding DUF3817 domain-containing protein translates to MTAATTPQTDNRKPDPGGKIAGALKRYRVLAWITGLWLLVLTMEMVYKYLILGNSSDAPDWFTYIGQAHGVFYILYLFMTLDLAIKARWPASRTLLTALAGTIPFLSFWFEHIRTRDVHAEYAI, encoded by the coding sequence ATGACCGCCGCAACCACCCCGCAGACAGACAACCGCAAGCCGGATCCCGGTGGGAAGATTGCGGGCGCGCTCAAGCGCTACCGCGTGCTGGCCTGGATCACCGGTCTGTGGTTGCTCGTGCTCACGATGGAGATGGTCTACAAATACCTGATCTTGGGGAACTCGTCCGACGCACCCGACTGGTTCACCTACATCGGGCAGGCCCACGGCGTGTTCTACATCCTCTACTTGTTCATGACGCTCGACCTCGCGATCAAGGCCCGCTGGCCCGCATCGCGGACCCTGCTCACCGCGCTGGCGGGGACGATCCCGTTCCTCTCGTTCTGGTTCGAGCACATTCGGACCCGCGACGTCCACGCCGAGTACGCGATCTGA
- a CDS encoding RidA family protein, which produces MASHGDWNEQFKYSDFRRAGDLVYFSGQVGLDESGNSPTDPAEQYRLAFESLARVLHDAGCTPEDLVDLMSYHTGYPQHMEEFMAAKAAFQGDGRPTWTAVGVERLGMPETLVELKAIAHKPR; this is translated from the coding sequence ATGGCATCACATGGCGACTGGAACGAACAGTTCAAGTACTCCGACTTCAGGCGAGCAGGAGATCTGGTGTATTTCTCCGGACAGGTCGGGCTGGACGAGTCCGGCAACTCCCCCACCGACCCGGCGGAGCAGTACCGCCTGGCATTCGAGTCGCTGGCCCGCGTCCTCCACGACGCGGGATGCACGCCCGAGGACCTGGTGGACTTGATGAGCTACCACACCGGCTATCCCCAGCACATGGAAGAGTTCATGGCTGCCAAGGCAGCGTTCCAGGGCGACGGGCGTCCGACCTGGACAGCCGTCGGCGTGGAGAGGCTGGGTATGCCCGAGACATTGGTGGAACTCAAGGCGATCGCCCACAAACCGCGCTAG